From Solwaraspora sp. WMMD1047, the proteins below share one genomic window:
- a CDS encoding Lrp/AsnC family transcriptional regulator, translating into MPAPDEVDRKILDILVRDGRTSIRTLADRVHISRSNAYARVERLLRDGVITGFHARVAPEPAGLGTSAYIGLTIQQNTWREVSAQLARVRYLEHAALLGGDHDVLALVRAPDNAALRDVVLSRIQGIPGVLSTRTWLVFDEFDGVDTPWT; encoded by the coding sequence GTGCCGGCTCCGGACGAGGTCGACCGGAAGATCCTCGACATCCTGGTACGGGACGGCCGGACCTCGATCCGGACGCTTGCCGACCGGGTGCACATCTCCCGCAGCAATGCCTACGCCCGGGTGGAGCGGCTGCTACGCGACGGGGTGATCACCGGCTTCCACGCCCGGGTGGCGCCGGAGCCGGCCGGGCTGGGCACGTCGGCGTACATCGGTCTGACGATCCAGCAGAACACCTGGCGGGAGGTCTCCGCGCAGCTGGCCCGGGTGCGCTACCTGGAGCACGCGGCGCTGCTCGGCGGCGACCACGACGTCCTCGCGCTGGTCCGCGCCCCGGACAACGCCGCCCTGCGCGATGTGGTGCTCAGTCGGATCCAGGGCATTCCCGGGGTGCTCTCCACCCGGACCTGGCTGGTCTTCGACGAGTTCGACGGCGTCGACACCCCTTGGACCTGA
- the pdhA gene encoding pyruvate dehydrogenase (acetyl-transferring) E1 component subunit alpha, producing MGPSPVQEVNAVTTSPRAVRRATPRSRHPSPPAKSGEPIRSGEPARSGGPARSGGPARPGEPAGPVPGGAERASDAERASGPAAPFLPGAEPVRLVDEAGRRVAGPPGRPGGTGYPEPPTETLRELYRRMVIGRRFDQQCTALTKQGRLAVYPSARGQEACQVAAVLAVRPTDWVFPTYRESMALTARGIDPVRVLTLLRGDWHCGYDPAAERTAPQCTPLATQTVHAAGLAYGEAYQGRDTVALAFIGDGATSEGDFHEGVNFAAVFRAPVVFLVQNNGYAISVPLAKQTAAPALAYKGVGYGVASEQVDGNDPVAMLAVLTAAVEHARSGRGPFLVEAHTYRLEPHTNADDAGRYRDADEVAGWLGRDPIARLEAYLRSAGALDDPAVAAVAAEAEAAAADLRDRMAVEPTVDPIDLFAHVYARPTPQLVEQRELVRAELAAEQEPASRTGHG from the coding sequence ATAGGCCCATCGCCTGTCCAGGAGGTCAATGCCGTGACGACCAGCCCCCGGGCGGTCCGCCGGGCAACGCCCCGCAGCCGCCACCCGAGCCCGCCAGCCAAGTCCGGCGAACCGATCCGCTCGGGTGAGCCAGCCCGGTCGGGTGGGCCAGCCAGGTCGGGTGGGCCAGCCCGGCCTGGCGAGCCAGCCGGGCCGGTCCCCGGGGGCGCTGAGCGGGCATCGGATGCTGAGCGGGCATCGGGTCCCGCCGCCCCGTTCCTGCCCGGCGCCGAGCCGGTCCGACTGGTCGACGAGGCCGGCCGTCGGGTCGCCGGACCGCCCGGACGGCCGGGCGGCACCGGGTATCCGGAGCCGCCCACCGAGACCCTGCGCGAGTTGTACCGCCGGATGGTGATCGGTCGCCGGTTCGACCAGCAGTGCACCGCGTTGACGAAGCAGGGGCGGCTGGCGGTCTATCCGTCGGCGCGCGGGCAGGAGGCCTGCCAGGTCGCCGCCGTGCTGGCGGTCCGGCCGACGGACTGGGTGTTTCCCACCTACCGGGAATCGATGGCGCTGACCGCCAGGGGCATCGACCCGGTGCGCGTGCTGACCCTGCTGCGCGGCGACTGGCACTGCGGCTACGACCCGGCCGCCGAGCGGACCGCCCCGCAGTGCACCCCGCTGGCCACCCAGACCGTGCACGCCGCCGGCCTCGCCTACGGCGAGGCGTACCAGGGGCGGGACACCGTCGCGCTGGCCTTCATCGGGGACGGCGCCACCAGCGAGGGCGACTTCCACGAGGGCGTCAACTTCGCCGCCGTGTTCCGCGCCCCGGTGGTCTTCCTCGTCCAGAACAACGGGTACGCCATCAGCGTCCCGCTGGCCAAACAGACCGCCGCGCCCGCGCTGGCGTACAAGGGTGTCGGGTACGGCGTCGCGAGCGAACAGGTCGACGGCAACGACCCGGTCGCGATGCTGGCGGTGCTGACCGCCGCCGTCGAACACGCCCGGTCCGGCCGGGGACCGTTCCTGGTGGAGGCGCACACCTACCGGCTGGAGCCGCACACCAACGCCGACGACGCCGGCCGCTACCGGGATGCCGACGAGGTCGCCGGATGGCTGGGGCGCGACCCGATCGCCCGGCTGGAGGCGTACCTGCGGTCGGCCGGCGCCCTCGACGACCCGGCGGTGGCCGCGGTGGCCGCCGAGGCGGAGGCCGCCGCCGCCGACCTGCGCGACCGGATGGCCGTCGAGCCCACGGTCGACCCGATCGACCTGTTCGCCCACGTCTACGCCCGCCCCACCCCGCAACTTGTCGAACAGCGGGAGCTGGTCCGGGCCGAGCTGGCCGCCGAACAGGAACCGGCAAGCCGGACGGGACACGGCTGA